CCCTTCCAGACGGACCGGGTCCGGCTCGGGGTCGAGCTGATGACCCAGAAGGCCGGGTCGTTCTCGGTCGAGAAACTGGAGGTCAGTCAGGTGACGGTGCGCGTCGGGGACGTGGCCGACGTGCCGCGCACGGCCAAGGCCCTCCAGTCGCTCGTGGACCAGTTCCACCCGCGCAAGGACGTGACGATCAGCGTCCCGCTGGACCTCCTGCGCAAGGCCGAGGAGACGCAGCGGTTGTTCACGCTGATCCTCGGGTCGATCGCCGGCATCTCGCTCCTGGTCGGCGGGATCGGGATCGTCAACATCATGCTCGCAACGGTGACCGAGCGCACCCGCGAGATCGGCATCCGGCGCGCGCTCGGGGCCAGACAGCGCGACATCGCCGCGCAGTTCCTGGCCGAAGCGGTTCTCCTGTCGGGGTGCGGGGGAATCGTCGGGGTCGCGCTCGGGATCGGGCTCGCGTTCGTGGTGAGCGGGGTGATCGGGCTGCCGACGATCATCCGCTTGTGGTCGCCGCTGCTGGCGGTCGGGGTGGCGCTGGTGGTCGGGCTGATATCCGGGGTGCTCCCGGCGCGCCGGGCCGCCCGCCTCGACCCGGTCGAAGCGCTCCGGCACGTGTGACCGCGCACCACAGCAGAGGTTCGGAACGGCACCTCTCTCACGCGAAGGGAACCCGCGCATGAAGGTCGCACTCACGCCCGCGTTCGTTCTTGCGGCGCTGGTTTCGCCCGCGCCCGCCCGCGCCGCCGACGGCGCGCCACCGACCAGCCCCGAGGTCACCGCGGCGCTGCAGCCGTACCTCGACAACTACAAGATCGCGGGGATCATCGGGATCGTCGCCGACAAGACCGGGAAGGTTCATTACAAGAACCTGATGGGGTTCGCGGACGTCGAGGCGAAGAAGGCGATCAGCGAGGACAACGTCTTCTGGATCGCGTCGATGACGAAAATGTTCGCCGGCGCCTCCATCATGATGCTGGTGGACGAGGGCAAGGTCAGCCTGGACGACCCGGTGACCAAGTTCATCCCGCAGCTCGGCAAGTGGATGGTTATCGAAGAACGGGACCAAACTCACGTCTTGCTGAAGCCCCCGGCGCGCCCGGTTACGATCCGGCACCTGCTCAGCCACACCAGTGGATTGACCGGTTCGTCCGAACTCCAGCAGGTCGCGGGTTCGGACAGCACCCCGCTGAAGGCCCGCGCGCTGAGTTCGGTGACCGGGCCGCTCCAGTCACACCCCGGCGACAAATACGCCTACGGCAACCAGGGCATGAACGTCGCCGCGCGCGTCGTCGAAGTGGCCAGCGGCGTGCCCTACGAGACGTTCCTCCAGAAGCGATTCTTCGACCCGTTGGGGATGACGGAGACTACCTTCTGGCCGAGCGATACGCAGGTCGTTCGGCTGGCCGGTGCGTATGGGCCGAACAAGCAGAAGAACGGCTACGCTCGGGGCGACGTCGGCTTCCTGACCAAGCCGCTGAGCGACCGGACGCGCCGGTTCCCCGAGGCCGGGGGCGGCCTGTTCTCCACCACGCGCGACATTTTCCGCTACGGGCTGATGCTGGCCAACGACGGCGAACTGGACGGCACGCGCTACCTGTCGCGCGCGGCGATGGACGAACTGCGCAAGGAACAAACCGGGAAGACCAAGGTCAATTACAGCCTGGGGTACCACCTGCGCAACGGCATGTTCGGCCACGACGGGGCCTACGGCACCGATCTGTCCGTCGATCCCAAGACGGGAATGGTAGCCATTTTCATGGTGCAGTGCACGAGCGGCGATCAGTGGGCGGCCCGCGATTTGTTTCTCAAGACGGCCACGAAAGTCTTCCCCAAATGAGCCGCGCCGCTCGGTCGAATGTGCCGAGCGCCGGTTCCGATTTGACCCGACGTGATGTGGTAACGGCCGCGCTCCCGGTGTTGGGGAGCGCATCGGTCCGGGCCGCTCACCCGGACCGAAACCGGTTCACCGTCTTCAGTTCTTTTCGCCCTTCTCGGTTTCCTTGAGCAGCTCCTCGACGGCGTGCTCCAGGTCCTTGTCCCGGATGTTCTTGTGCCGGATCACGCCCTTCGCATCGATCACGTAGATGGTCGGGTAGAACTTCACCTGGTACTTGCTGAGTAGCTCCCCGCGCGCGCCCGCGTGCCAGTGGGTCCACGGCATCTCGGTCTTCTCCAGGAACGTGGTCAGCGTTTCCTTCTTCTCGTCGGCGCTCACGCTGATGAGCGCGAACGGCTTGCCGCCCAGTTTCTTCACCATGTCGCGCTCGTGCGGGATCATGGCCCGGCACGGCCCGCACCACGTGGCCCAGATGTCCAGCACCACCACCTTGCCCCGGTAGTCGCTCACCTTCGCCTTCTTGTCCCCGTCCAGCACCGGGCAGTCCACGTCCCCGAGCACCTTGCCCACGGTCAGGTGGTCGAGCATGTACACCACGTCGCGCGCCGCGTCGGACAGCTTCGCCGGCCCCTGGGCGCCGCGCACGCGCGCGTCCCCGTACTCCTTCACCAGCGCGTCCAGCTTCTTCCGGGCCTCGGCGAACCCCTTCTC
The Gemmata palustris DNA segment above includes these coding regions:
- a CDS encoding serine hydrolase domain-containing protein: MKVALTPAFVLAALVSPAPARAADGAPPTSPEVTAALQPYLDNYKIAGIIGIVADKTGKVHYKNLMGFADVEAKKAISEDNVFWIASMTKMFAGASIMMLVDEGKVSLDDPVTKFIPQLGKWMVIEERDQTHVLLKPPARPVTIRHLLSHTSGLTGSSELQQVAGSDSTPLKARALSSVTGPLQSHPGDKYAYGNQGMNVAARVVEVASGVPYETFLQKRFFDPLGMTETTFWPSDTQVVRLAGAYGPNKQKNGYARGDVGFLTKPLSDRTRRFPEAGGGLFSTTRDIFRYGLMLANDGELDGTRYLSRAAMDELRKEQTGKTKVNYSLGYHLRNGMFGHDGAYGTDLSVDPKTGMVAIFMVQCTSGDQWAARDLFLKTATKVFPK
- a CDS encoding redoxin domain-containing protein, which translates into the protein MRFTLSALLLTAVTWAVVADDVKKGEDPKKAEKKGDGPATPEQKFEDLMKRYSETVIQFQKNMQAAKADDERKKLNDEFQPKHEKLAREALDLVKAHPKSEFAMRALALATRDDTTDTEALKFAVDTFGDDPKILDLVPVLEFRPDGKALLAKLAESKNKDVRGGVRFLQVTSEIDRLDSNGKAKPDELEKGFAEARKKLDALVKEYGDARVRGAQGPAKLSDAARDVVYMLDHLTVGKVLGDVDCPVLDGDKKAKVSDYRGKVVVLDIWATWCGPCRAMIPHERDMVKKLGGKPFALISVSADEKKETLTTFLEKTEMPWTHWHAGARGELLSKYQVKFYPTIYVIDAKGVIRHKNIRDKDLEHAVEELLKETEKGEKN